Proteins from a single region of Dyadobacter fanqingshengii:
- the epsC gene encoding serine O-acetyltransferase EpsC, producing the protein MTTNQQTQFFLRLAAQNERYRYQLPSRHDAGKFIQGLINFLFPISKDCPSCPSKDIAMKYADLRNSLDCMLEPLLPELEKSKEEILDEVFAQIPNIYDKLLMDAKSITDNDPASVSIEEVISVYPGFMAIATYRFANSFALCGIPLLPRMLTEFAHSQTGIDIHPNATIGHSFFIDHGTGVVIGETTHIGNNVKLYQGVTLGATHVSKSLASRKRHPTIEDNVVVYANATILGGETVIGHDSIIGGNAWLVRSVPPFSQVYHQSKIEIRQQTPSAT; encoded by the coding sequence GATGCCGGAAAGTTTATTCAGGGCCTGATTAATTTTTTGTTTCCAATCAGTAAAGATTGTCCAAGCTGCCCCAGCAAGGATATTGCAATGAAATATGCTGACTTACGCAACAGTCTGGACTGCATGCTGGAACCTTTGTTGCCGGAGCTGGAAAAAAGTAAAGAAGAAATACTGGACGAGGTGTTTGCGCAAATTCCGAATATCTACGATAAGTTATTGATGGACGCCAAATCCATTACCGATAACGATCCTGCATCGGTCAGTATTGAAGAGGTCATTTCTGTTTATCCCGGCTTCATGGCCATTGCTACTTACCGCTTTGCCAACTCATTTGCACTATGCGGCATTCCATTGTTACCGAGGATGTTAACTGAGTTCGCGCATAGCCAGACGGGTATCGACATTCACCCCAACGCAACAATCGGACATTCGTTTTTTATCGATCATGGCACGGGTGTGGTGATTGGAGAAACGACGCATATCGGCAACAATGTGAAGTTATACCAGGGTGTTACCTTAGGTGCCACGCATGTTTCCAAATCGCTGGCATCACGCAAGCGTCACCCAACCATTGAGGACAATGTGGTTGTGTATGCCAATGCGACTATTTTGGGAGGAGAAACCGTGATAGGCCACGATTCAATTATCGGCGGGAATGCCTGGCTGGTGCGAAGCGTACCTCCATTTTCCCAGGTTTATCACCAGAGCAAAATAGAGATACGCCAGCAGACACCATCTGCTACATAA
- a CDS encoding TetR/AcrR family transcriptional regulator: MGIVERRERLRIQVRSDIVKTAKEIAREDGWTAVSIRKIAEVIEYSPPILYEYFESKDKLLEAIRMEGFDILQAEFLKIKTHFSNPQKQLAEVAQRIWVFAIENPEVFQVMFNLEGAYCDSKNVYGKAMSIKGNPVWEMIASLRPRSGEMVTKTYYEWWCLTYGFISITMTTQPRYAFPQAEPVYMEGVRRFIRSIM, encoded by the coding sequence ATGGGAATAGTAGAGCGAAGAGAACGCCTTAGAATACAGGTACGTTCGGATATCGTCAAAACAGCAAAAGAAATAGCCCGCGAAGACGGGTGGACAGCGGTCTCCATCCGCAAAATTGCTGAGGTGATTGAATACAGCCCGCCAATTCTCTATGAATATTTCGAGAGTAAAGACAAATTGCTTGAGGCGATCCGCATGGAAGGCTTCGATATCCTTCAGGCGGAATTTTTGAAAATCAAGACACATTTCAGCAATCCTCAGAAACAACTAGCGGAAGTTGCACAACGCATCTGGGTCTTCGCTATTGAAAATCCGGAGGTTTTTCAGGTTATGTTCAATCTGGAAGGTGCTTATTGCGATTCCAAGAATGTGTACGGAAAGGCGATGAGCATTAAGGGCAATCCCGTTTGGGAAATGATCGCCAGCTTGCGCCCGAGATCAGGCGAAATGGTGACGAAAACCTATTACGAATGGTGGTGCCTTACATATGGCTTTATCAGCATTACCATGACCACACAGCCGAGATATGCGTTCCCGCAGGCCGAGCCGGTGTATATGGAAGGTGTCCGCAGATTTATAAGAAGTATTATGTAG
- a CDS encoding NUDIX hydrolase gives MIIFFDDRPLRIVRTNQLSATETSAFDHIVDLRLEKLQKKMLTGHVLFLNTTATSAIQIIELLEKALPKEMLSVTMATREKSEVEEKIKGIYKVIKAAGGVVVKDGKWLFMYRRKKWDLPKGKLDKGENSRTAAIREIEEETGVKASVRDKICTTWHTYSLNNNRILKRTKWYLFDCIDDSNMQPQAEEQIEKLDWFSQSESKSILINSYSSIRYVIESLNKIHDTKAQ, from the coding sequence ATGATCATTTTTTTTGACGACCGTCCTTTGCGAATTGTACGGACCAATCAGCTTTCTGCAACGGAAACTTCCGCATTCGATCATATTGTAGACCTGAGACTTGAGAAGCTGCAAAAAAAGATGTTAACCGGCCATGTGTTGTTTTTGAACACAACTGCCACCTCCGCTATTCAGATAATTGAGCTTTTGGAAAAAGCATTGCCCAAAGAAATGCTGTCCGTTACAATGGCCACGCGTGAAAAATCCGAAGTAGAAGAGAAAATTAAGGGAATTTACAAGGTGATTAAAGCCGCCGGCGGCGTCGTTGTAAAAGACGGGAAGTGGCTTTTTATGTACCGCCGCAAAAAGTGGGACCTGCCAAAAGGCAAGCTTGACAAAGGCGAAAATTCCAGAACTGCCGCAATCAGGGAAATTGAAGAAGAAACAGGTGTAAAAGCGTCGGTCAGGGACAAAATCTGCACAACCTGGCATACTTACAGCCTCAACAACAACCGCATTTTAAAGCGGACCAAATGGTATCTTTTTGACTGCATTGATGATTCGAACATGCAGCCCCAGGCAGAAGAACAGATCGAAAAACTGGATTGGTTTTCACAGTCAGAGTCGAAATCGATCCTAATAAATTCTTACAGCTCAATTCGTTACGTGATTGAAAGCCTC
- a CDS encoding hemolysin family protein, translating into MELLIILLLVLLNGVFSMSEIALVSSRKSRLEAAAKNGDSSAKAALHLANSPTRFLSTVQIGITLIGLLTGMYSGDNITSDFEKYIATIPFLMPYAHSLAVGTVLVFITYLSLVLGELVPKRIGMANPEAISKFMATPMNLLSKATAPFIALLGISSDLIIKVLNIKQSENSVTEEEIKSLIQEGTSGGVFEEIEQEIVHNVFQLGDRKVTSLMTNRQEIVWLDLEDSVEENKAKIFDARHSIYPVCRGAVDDVVGLVYVKDLIATDIEAQLANMNAVVKDPVYLPESNRAYQALAKFKEQRVYFGIIVDEYGGLLGVLTMHDIMDALVGDISEDIEEASEVIKRDDGSFLIDAQLPFDDFIQYFNLNIQDAERREFVGFNTLGGFVLYILENIPSTGDKFKWKHFEFEVIDMDRSRIDKLLVINHSKNEESED; encoded by the coding sequence TTGGAACTCCTGATAATTCTACTTCTTGTGCTGCTCAATGGTGTCTTTTCCATGTCTGAGATCGCACTTGTTTCATCCCGCAAATCCCGTCTTGAAGCTGCTGCAAAAAATGGTGATTCCAGCGCAAAAGCCGCACTTCATCTCGCAAACTCACCCACACGTTTTTTGTCCACCGTCCAAATTGGCATAACCCTGATCGGTCTGCTGACAGGTATGTACAGCGGCGACAACATTACCAGTGATTTTGAAAAATACATTGCCACAATTCCTTTTTTGATGCCTTATGCGCATTCGCTGGCCGTTGGAACGGTGCTGGTTTTTATCACATATCTTTCGTTAGTGCTCGGCGAGCTCGTCCCGAAAAGAATTGGAATGGCCAACCCGGAAGCGATTTCAAAGTTCATGGCCACGCCTATGAATCTGCTTTCAAAAGCGACAGCGCCATTTATCGCGCTGCTTGGAATTTCAAGCGATCTCATTATTAAGGTTTTAAATATCAAGCAAAGCGAAAATTCAGTCACAGAAGAAGAGATCAAAAGTTTGATTCAGGAAGGAACGTCGGGTGGTGTTTTTGAAGAAATCGAGCAGGAAATTGTGCATAATGTCTTCCAATTAGGCGACCGGAAAGTGACTTCACTCATGACCAACCGCCAGGAAATCGTCTGGCTGGATCTGGAAGATTCTGTTGAGGAAAATAAAGCCAAGATTTTTGACGCACGACATTCTATTTACCCCGTTTGCCGCGGAGCTGTGGACGATGTTGTGGGTTTGGTTTACGTGAAGGACCTTATTGCAACCGACATAGAAGCGCAGCTTGCCAATATGAACGCTGTTGTGAAAGACCCGGTTTACCTGCCCGAAAGCAACCGTGCTTACCAGGCTTTGGCCAAATTCAAGGAGCAGCGCGTGTATTTCGGCATTATTGTGGACGAGTACGGCGGCCTTTTGGGCGTATTAACCATGCACGACATCATGGACGCGCTGGTAGGTGATATTTCTGAGGACATCGAAGAAGCTTCGGAAGTGATCAAGCGGGACGACGGCAGTTTTCTGATCGATGCGCAGTTGCCGTTTGACGATTTTATACAATATTTCAATCTCAATATCCAAGATGCTGAACGCCGCGAATTCGTTGGTTTTAACACATTGGGCGGTTTTGTGCTGTATATTCTGGAAAACATTCCGAGCACGGGCGACAAATTCAAATGGAAGCACTTCGAGTTTGAAGTGATCGATATGGACCGGAGCCGGATCGATAAGTTATTAGTAATTAATCACAGTAAAAACGAAGAATCCGAAGACTAG
- the ppk1 gene encoding polyphosphate kinase 1, which translates to MIDVAYPYFDTNLSWLSNNYRLLLEANDETVPVRERLRFLGIYAYQTKEFFRARVPSLMAMGEVSNDIRTKLYLFPESLLGHVYETVENQLREFNEILTTGILPALLDQGVHLYYQETFANEHLSFLRKFFIDKLFRHLQPVFLDSRRSSKMPFFESKQLYLVVRLQHRDDTEEDWYAIVNIPSEPFGRFIELPELDGKRQVTFLEDIIRENLPLLFPGYDVLESYALRVEKDTELAIEDEYPMQLAQRILKQLEKRNFVQPAQYFYEAGMPLYMREYLVSKAGIPMNEFHERGHYIFMQDLMTFPQLSRRLDYPHQRPVQNPDFDDTTSVFESIQKADQLLHLPYNSYEPIVRFFNEAAVDPHVREIHVSLYKISPNSFILNSLISASRNGKRVTTYVELNTKLDIQENLHWSKKMRDAGVKIILSVPGLKVHAKIALIKRKVQKGWERYAFLGTGGFYRLTSREIVDHALLTSHRELTNELELLFGYLSTQDEPKKYKYLPFNNLFVTQFTLQKRLLDLIDREIANCNAGLKSFVTIKINQLQDHILIDKIYQAGQAGVPVHVIISESCGLIPGLPSISDNIVVSRYVDRYVENTRIFHFGNRGNDEMYLSSCDWTHRNLHRRIDVCFPILDEALKNQMRLVLRNYVSDNQKSVRLDVYQNNLRITDDSRGKVRAQEANYRLVEKIEKAGPTKRAE; encoded by the coding sequence ATGATAGATGTTGCATATCCCTACTTCGATACAAATCTGAGCTGGCTGTCCAATAATTACAGATTATTACTGGAAGCAAACGATGAGACTGTACCGGTGAGGGAACGTTTACGTTTTCTTGGCATTTACGCTTATCAAACCAAAGAATTTTTCAGGGCGCGTGTTCCCAGCCTGATGGCGATGGGGGAGGTGAGCAATGATATCCGTACCAAACTATATCTTTTTCCCGAGTCATTGCTGGGCCACGTTTATGAAACGGTTGAAAATCAGCTGAGGGAATTTAATGAGATACTGACCACAGGAATCCTTCCCGCACTTCTTGACCAGGGCGTGCATTTATATTACCAGGAAACATTTGCAAATGAGCATCTCAGTTTTTTAAGGAAATTTTTTATTGATAAACTTTTCCGGCATTTACAGCCTGTTTTTCTGGATAGCCGAAGGAGCTCGAAAATGCCTTTTTTCGAATCCAAGCAGTTGTATCTGGTCGTCAGATTACAGCATAGGGACGATACGGAGGAGGATTGGTATGCCATTGTCAATATTCCGTCCGAGCCTTTCGGACGTTTTATTGAACTGCCTGAATTGGATGGAAAGCGCCAGGTGACGTTTTTGGAAGACATTATCCGTGAAAACCTGCCGCTGCTTTTCCCCGGTTATGATGTACTCGAAAGTTATGCATTGCGGGTAGAAAAAGACACCGAACTGGCAATTGAAGACGAATATCCGATGCAACTGGCGCAGCGTATTTTGAAACAGCTTGAAAAGCGGAATTTCGTCCAGCCTGCACAGTATTTTTATGAGGCCGGGATGCCGCTGTATATGCGTGAATATCTGGTCAGCAAGGCAGGGATTCCCATGAACGAGTTTCACGAAAGGGGGCATTATATCTTCATGCAGGACCTGATGACCTTTCCGCAACTATCCCGCCGCCTCGATTACCCGCACCAAAGGCCAGTTCAGAACCCGGATTTTGATGACACAACTTCCGTTTTTGAATCGATACAAAAGGCAGATCAGCTTTTACATTTGCCCTATAATTCCTATGAGCCTATTGTCCGGTTCTTTAATGAGGCAGCCGTTGACCCGCATGTGCGCGAAATCCATGTTTCGCTTTACAAAATAAGCCCTAATTCATTTATTCTCAATTCACTGATAAGCGCTTCGCGCAATGGTAAGCGCGTAACGACATATGTGGAGCTCAATACGAAACTGGACATTCAGGAAAATCTGCACTGGTCAAAAAAAATGCGGGATGCCGGGGTGAAGATCATTTTGAGTGTTCCGGGTTTGAAAGTGCATGCCAAAATTGCCTTGATCAAACGCAAAGTGCAGAAAGGCTGGGAGCGTTATGCATTCCTGGGAACAGGCGGCTTTTACAGGCTTACCAGCCGGGAAATCGTTGACCATGCATTACTAACAAGCCATCGGGAGCTGACCAATGAACTGGAATTGCTTTTCGGATATTTGTCCACGCAGGACGAACCTAAAAAGTATAAATATCTACCTTTCAATAATCTATTTGTAACACAATTTACGCTCCAAAAAAGGCTCCTTGATCTGATCGACCGGGAAATCGCTAACTGTAATGCGGGTTTGAAATCCTTTGTGACAATCAAAATTAACCAGTTGCAGGACCACATTCTGATTGACAAAATTTATCAGGCGGGGCAGGCGGGCGTTCCGGTGCATGTTATCATTAGTGAAAGTTGCGGACTTATACCGGGGCTGCCTTCTATCAGCGATAACATTGTTGTGAGCCGCTATGTAGACCGCTATGTCGAGAACACACGTATCTTTCATTTTGGCAATCGTGGCAATGATGAAATGTATCTGTCGTCCTGTGACTGGACGCATCGAAATTTACACCGGCGCATTGATGTTTGCTTTCCTATTTTGGATGAAGCGCTTAAAAACCAGATGCGGCTGGTGCTGCGGAATTATGTGAGTGACAATCAGAAATCCGTCAGGTTGGATGTTTATCAGAACAATCTCAGGATCACCGATGACTCACGCGGGAAGGTTCGCGCGCAGGAAGCAAACTATCGTCTGGTAGAAAAAATCGAGAAGGCAGGACCCACGAAAAGAGCAGAATAA
- the pyrE gene encoding orotate phosphoribosyltransferase — translation MLNQQDINKRIAELLLEAKAIKLSPDKPFQWSSGWLSPIYCDNRVALSYPDTRTFIKKTLAALIKKEYPDVQAVVGVATGGIAQGALVADLLELPFAYVRPEPKKHGMGNQIEGRLEKGQSVIIIEDLISTGGSSLKVVDVLRAADIEVAGMVAIFTYGFAVAENNFKEKNVKLSTISNYNALIETALEHNYIDSSQLQSLSAWRLAPESWGK, via the coding sequence ATGCTAAACCAACAGGATATTAACAAGAGAATTGCTGAATTGCTTTTGGAAGCAAAGGCAATAAAATTAAGTCCCGATAAGCCGTTTCAATGGAGTTCAGGCTGGCTGTCTCCGATTTACTGCGATAACCGCGTAGCATTGTCTTACCCGGATACGCGGACTTTTATCAAAAAGACCTTAGCAGCATTGATCAAAAAAGAATATCCTGATGTACAGGCGGTTGTTGGAGTGGCAACAGGTGGAATCGCGCAAGGCGCGCTGGTAGCAGATCTTTTGGAATTACCTTTTGCATATGTGCGTCCCGAGCCTAAAAAGCATGGAATGGGCAATCAGATCGAAGGCAGATTGGAAAAAGGGCAGTCGGTGATTATCATTGAAGACCTCATCTCAACCGGTGGAAGTTCTTTGAAAGTAGTTGACGTCTTGCGAGCAGCGGACATTGAAGTGGCTGGAATGGTTGCGATTTTCACTTACGGATTCGCAGTTGCCGAAAATAATTTCAAAGAGAAAAACGTCAAGCTGAGTACAATCAGCAATTACAACGCATTGATTGAAACTGCATTGGAGCATAATTACATTGACAGCTCCCAATTGCAAAGTCTGAGCGCATGGCGTCTGGCTCCCGAAAGTTGGGGAAAATAG
- a CDS encoding aldo/keto reductase, with protein MQYQLLGRSGLRVSEVCLGTMTFGTEWGWGADKHESYKIFESFAGAGGNFIDTANRYTEGSSEKYVGEFIESDRDHWVLATKFTLKDRNDDLNFAGNHRKNMMRSVRASLKRLNTEYIDLLWVHMWDNTTPVEELMRGLDDLVTRGLVHYVGISDTPAWVVSQANTIADFRGWNAFAAIQFEYSLIQRTPERDLLPMAKALGLAVTPWGTIGGGALTGKYLRGESGRVPDTSSRRSEHSSIIAQTVVDVASELGVTPVQVAINWARHRDQVMIPIIGASKEKQLADSLGCLSFKLPQEMIDRLNEVSKIELGFPHEFLKSEGIKEEAFGGLYEKLENHRN; from the coding sequence ATGCAATATCAATTATTGGGCCGGTCAGGTTTACGTGTTTCGGAAGTTTGTCTGGGCACAATGACCTTCGGAACTGAGTGGGGATGGGGAGCAGATAAGCATGAGAGCTATAAAATATTCGAAAGTTTTGCAGGCGCTGGCGGAAATTTCATTGATACGGCCAACCGCTACACAGAAGGTTCTTCTGAAAAATATGTGGGTGAATTTATCGAAAGCGACCGGGATCACTGGGTTTTAGCAACCAAATTCACATTAAAGGACCGGAATGATGACCTTAATTTCGCTGGTAATCACCGTAAAAACATGATGCGCTCGGTTAGGGCAAGTTTAAAACGCCTTAATACGGAATACATTGACCTCCTGTGGGTGCATATGTGGGACAACACAACGCCAGTTGAAGAGCTCATGCGCGGACTGGACGACCTGGTTACCAGGGGGTTGGTACATTATGTAGGCATATCCGATACGCCAGCCTGGGTGGTTTCACAAGCCAATACAATCGCTGATTTCAGAGGCTGGAATGCATTTGCTGCGATACAATTTGAATATTCATTAATCCAGCGCACGCCGGAGCGCGACTTGCTTCCCATGGCAAAGGCGCTGGGACTTGCGGTTACTCCCTGGGGAACGATCGGTGGCGGTGCGCTTACCGGAAAATATTTGCGCGGAGAATCTGGTAGAGTTCCCGATACAAGCAGCCGCAGAAGCGAACATAGTAGCATTATAGCACAAACTGTGGTAGATGTCGCCAGTGAACTTGGGGTTACACCTGTGCAGGTTGCTATTAACTGGGCCCGCCATCGCGATCAGGTGATGATTCCGATCATTGGTGCCTCTAAGGAAAAGCAACTCGCGGATTCACTGGGCTGCTTGTCGTTCAAGCTGCCTCAGGAAATGATCGACCGACTGAATGAAGTAAGCAAAATCGAGCTCGGTTTCCCGCACGAATTCTTAAAATCGGAGGGCATTAAGGAAGAGGCTTTTGGAGGGCTTTATGAGAAATTAGAAAATCACAGGAATTAA